A single region of the Pseudomonas sp. GGS8 genome encodes:
- a CDS encoding co-regulatory protein PtrA N-terminal domain-containing protein produces MKFVQLSAFAAALVMSSVVLAEGGGDRAFEKMMVANDRSVEAFVAKEQARNPVVLNEKKDDKTKDL; encoded by the coding sequence ATGAAATTTGTACAACTGAGTGCGTTTGCGGCGGCGTTGGTGATGTCTTCTGTTGTTTTGGCTGAAGGTGGCGGCGACAGAGCCTTTGAAAAAATGATGGTGGCCAATGACCGCTCGGTGGAGGCGTTTGTCGCCAAAGAACAGGCGCGTAACCCCGTCGTGTTGAATGAAAAGAAGGACGACAAGACCAAAGACTTGTAA
- a CDS encoding CusA/CzcA family heavy metal efflux RND transporter encodes MFERLIQFAIEQRIIVLLAVLLMAGLGIASYQKLPIDAVPDITNVQVQINTGAAGFSPLETEQRITFPIETAMAGLPALEQTRSLSRSGLSQVTVIFKDGTDLFFARQLVNERLQIAKEQLPEGAEALMGPISTGLGEIFLWTVEAQEGALKDDGTAYTPTDLRVIQDWIIKPQLRNVPGVAEINTIGGFAKEYQIAPDPKRLAAYKLTLTDLVTALERNNANVGAGYIERSGEQLLIRAPGQVASTDDIANIVMANVDGTPIRIKNVATVDIGRELRTGAATENGREVVLGTVFMLIGENSRTVSQAVATRLEQINRSLPKGVIAVPVYDRTHLVDKAITTVKKNLVEGAILVIAILFLFLGNIRAALITAMVIPLSMLFTFTGMFTNKVSANLMSLGALDFGIIVDGAVVIVENTLRRLAHAQQHHGRLLSRSERFHEVFAAAKEARRPLIFGQLIIMVVYLPIFALSGVEGKMFHPMAFTVVIALLGAMLLSVTFVPAAIALFVTGKVKEEEGVVMRGARRVYAPALAWVMSHRAAAVGAALAVIVLSGVLTSRMGSEFVPSLSEGDFALQALRVPGTSLTQSVDMQQRLETLILNKVPEVERVFARTGTAEIASDPMPPNISDSYVMLKPKAQWPDPGKSRETLMAELQQAAATLPGSNYELSQPIQLRFNELISGVRSDVAVKVFGDDMAVLNATAAKIAAAMQRVNGASEVKVEQTTGLPVLTINIDRDKAARYGLNVGDVQDTIAVAVGGRQAGTLYEGDRRFDMVVRLSDAMRKDIEGLSALLIPVPAPLNGAADQIGFIALKDVASLDLVLGPNQVSRENGKRLVIVSANVRGRDIGSFVKEASEVIERDVQVPAGYWTGWGGQFEQLQSAAKRLQIVVPVALLLVFGLLFMMFNNLKDGLLVFTGIPFALTGGVMALWLRDIPLSISAGVGFIALSGVAVLNGLVMIAFIRNLREEGRSLSDAINEGALTRLRPVLMTALVASLGFIPMALATGTGAEVQRPLATVVIGGILSSTILTLLILPALYQLAHRRDEDAASTK; translated from the coding sequence ATGTTCGAACGCCTGATCCAGTTTGCCATCGAGCAGCGCATCATCGTGCTGCTCGCCGTTCTTCTCATGGCCGGCCTCGGCATCGCCAGTTATCAAAAGCTGCCGATCGACGCCGTGCCGGACATCACCAACGTCCAGGTGCAAATCAACACCGGCGCGGCCGGGTTCTCGCCGCTGGAAACCGAGCAGCGCATCACCTTCCCGATTGAAACCGCCATGGCCGGTTTGCCGGCGCTGGAGCAGACCCGTTCGCTGTCGCGTTCGGGGCTGTCGCAGGTCACGGTGATCTTCAAGGACGGCACTGATCTGTTCTTCGCCCGGCAATTGGTCAACGAGCGTTTACAGATCGCCAAGGAGCAATTGCCCGAGGGCGCGGAAGCGCTGATGGGGCCGATTTCCACCGGGCTCGGGGAGATTTTCCTGTGGACGGTGGAGGCGCAGGAAGGTGCGCTGAAGGACGACGGCACCGCCTACACGCCGACCGACCTGCGGGTGATTCAAGACTGGATCATCAAGCCGCAATTGCGCAACGTGCCCGGTGTGGCCGAGATCAACACCATCGGCGGATTCGCCAAGGAATACCAGATCGCCCCTGATCCGAAACGGCTGGCGGCTTACAAACTGACCCTCACCGATCTGGTCACGGCGCTGGAGCGCAACAACGCCAACGTCGGCGCCGGTTACATCGAGCGCAGCGGCGAGCAACTGCTGATTCGTGCGCCCGGGCAAGTGGCAAGCACCGACGACATCGCCAATATCGTGATGGCCAATGTCGACGGTACGCCGATCCGCATCAAGAACGTCGCGACCGTGGACATCGGCCGCGAACTGCGTACCGGTGCCGCCACCGAAAACGGTCGCGAAGTGGTGCTGGGCACGGTGTTCATGCTGATCGGCGAAAACAGCCGGACCGTCTCCCAGGCAGTGGCGACCAGGCTTGAACAGATCAACCGTTCCCTGCCCAAAGGCGTGATCGCGGTGCCGGTGTATGACCGCACGCACCTGGTGGACAAGGCCATCACTACGGTGAAGAAGAACTTGGTCGAAGGCGCGATTCTGGTCATTGCGATTCTGTTCCTGTTTCTGGGCAACATCCGCGCGGCGTTGATCACCGCGATGGTCATTCCGCTGTCGATGCTGTTCACCTTCACCGGTATGTTTACCAACAAAGTCAGCGCCAACCTGATGAGCCTCGGCGCCCTCGACTTCGGCATCATCGTCGACGGCGCGGTGGTGATCGTCGAAAACACCCTGCGACGGCTGGCCCATGCGCAGCAACATCACGGGCGTTTGCTGAGCCGTTCCGAGCGCTTCCACGAAGTATTCGCGGCGGCCAAAGAGGCGCGGCGGCCGCTGATTTTCGGCCAGTTGATCATCATGGTGGTGTACCTGCCGATCTTCGCCCTGAGCGGTGTCGAAGGGAAAATGTTCCACCCGATGGCCTTCACGGTGGTCATCGCGCTATTGGGCGCAATGTTGTTGTCGGTGACCTTTGTGCCGGCGGCCATCGCGCTGTTTGTCACCGGCAAAGTCAAAGAAGAGGAAGGCGTGGTCATGCGCGGCGCGCGTCGCGTTTATGCGCCGGCTCTGGCGTGGGTGATGTCCCATCGCGCAGCGGCGGTGGGTGCGGCGTTGGCTGTGATTGTGCTCAGTGGCGTGCTCACCAGCCGCATGGGCAGTGAGTTTGTGCCGAGCCTCAGCGAGGGTGATTTCGCCCTGCAAGCGTTACGCGTGCCGGGCACCAGCCTCACGCAATCGGTGGATATGCAGCAGCGTCTGGAGACCTTGATCCTCAACAAGGTGCCCGAAGTCGAGCGCGTGTTCGCCCGTACCGGCACCGCCGAAATCGCCTCCGACCCGATGCCGCCGAACATCTCCGACAGCTATGTGATGCTCAAGCCGAAGGCGCAGTGGCCGGATCCGGGCAAGTCTCGTGAAACGCTGATGGCCGAACTGCAACAAGCCGCCGCGACGCTGCCGGGCAGCAACTATGAACTGTCGCAGCCGATCCAGTTGCGCTTCAATGAACTGATCTCCGGCGTGCGCAGTGATGTGGCGGTCAAGGTGTTCGGGGATGACATGGCCGTGCTCAACGCCACGGCAGCGAAGATCGCCGCCGCCATGCAGAGGGTCAACGGCGCATCCGAGGTCAAGGTCGAGCAAACCACTGGCCTGCCGGTGCTGACCATCAACATCGACCGCGACAAAGCGGCGCGTTACGGGCTCAACGTCGGCGACGTGCAAGACACCATTGCGGTGGCGGTCGGCGGGCGTCAGGCCGGGACACTGTATGAAGGCGATCGGCGTTTCGACATGGTGGTGCGTCTGTCCGATGCCATGCGCAAGGACATCGAAGGCTTGTCGGCGCTGTTGATTCCGGTGCCGGCGCCCCTCAATGGCGCGGCCGATCAGATTGGCTTCATCGCTCTCAAGGACGTCGCCAGCCTTGATCTGGTGCTCGGGCCGAATCAGGTCAGCCGCGAAAACGGCAAGCGGCTGGTGATCGTCAGCGCCAACGTACGTGGGCGCGATATTGGCTCCTTCGTTAAAGAGGCCAGTGAGGTGATCGAGCGCGATGTTCAGGTTCCGGCAGGTTACTGGACCGGCTGGGGCGGGCAGTTCGAGCAGTTGCAGTCGGCAGCCAAACGCTTGCAGATCGTGGTGCCGGTGGCCTTGCTGTTGGTGTTCGGGTTGCTGTTCATGATGTTCAACAACCTCAAGGACGGCTTGCTGGTGTTCACCGGGATTCCGTTTGCGTTGACGGGGGGCGTCATGGCGTTGTGGCTGCGGGACATTCCGCTGTCGATCTCGGCGGGCGTTGGTTTCATTGCGCTGTCGGGGGTGGCGGTGCTCAACGGGTTAGTGATGATCGCGTTTATCCGCAATTTACGGGAGGAGGGGCGCTCACTCAGTGATGCGATCAACGAAGGCGCGTTGACGCGTCTACGGCCGGTATTGATGACGGCGCTGGTGGCGTCCCTGGGCTTCATTCCGATGGCTTTGGCGACCGGCACGGGTGCCGAGGTGCAACGTCCGTTGGCGACGGTGGTGATCGGCGGGATTCTGTCTTCGACCATCCTGACGCTGCTGATACTGCCGGCGCTGTATCAGCTCGCGCATCGGCGCGACGAAGACGCAGCTTCAACCAAGTAG